One Heptranchias perlo isolate sHepPer1 chromosome 5, sHepPer1.hap1, whole genome shotgun sequence DNA window includes the following coding sequences:
- the lyrm2 gene encoding LYR motif-containing protein 2, whose protein sequence is MAAAAAATRLPPGVLSFKQFVHRQNVLSLYRKILKAIYQIPNEGDKQYLKNWARQEFKQNKNATDEDTVRMMLTHGNLQLQELEKMLRLAK, encoded by the exons atggcggcggcggcggcggcgaccAGGTTACCCCCGGGTGTGCTGAGCTTTAAACAG TTTGTGCATCGACAAAACGTCCTGAGTTTGTACAGGAAGATTTTAAAAGCCATTTATCAGATTCCAAATGAAGGAGATAAGCAGTATCTTAAAAATTGGGCGAGACAAGAGTTCAAACAGAATAAAAATGCTACAGATGAA GATACAGTACGAATGATGCTCACACATGGAAATCTGCAACTACAGGAACTAGAGAAAATGCTTCGATTAGCAAAATAA